A genomic segment from Curtobacterium sp. MCSS17_007 encodes:
- a CDS encoding DNA polymerase III subunit gamma and tau, translating into MVTALYRRYRPENFAELIGQSQVTDPLRTALRTNRVNHAYLFSGPRGCGKTTSARILARCLNCAEGPTDTPCGVCPSCVELARGGGGSLDVIEIDAASHNGVDDARDLRDRAVFAPARDRYKIFILDEAHMVTPQGFNALLKLVEEPPEHVKFIFATTEPEKVIGTIRSRTHHYPFRLVPPATMLEYVEQLCQQESVSVAPGVLPLVVRAGGGSVRDTLSLLDQLMAGSEDGAIAYERAVALLGYTDAALLDDVVDALAVADPASAFAAIDRVVQTGQDPRRFVEDLLERLRDLIVVAATNESAAAVLRGVSPEELDTMTRQAGVFGATALSRSADIANRALTEMTGATSPRLHLELMTARMLVPEADDTQRGALARVERLERRVGVGDAGGHQAAVPTESAPAPAVAARPAAVSTVPAQPTSGQATAPSTTPSSPTAAGPVASRPAPSASAAPSSSSKPSAPQPDPGAAVRDAAASWAAVAPSGTGTPAAPDRPVQERPTTPAAHEPSGTANGSSTGQGTAVGDEAVVRPVAAVGFQQLRDAWPQVVEHVQRARRSAWSVVVTAQVTALREDVLTLTFPSHQDVASFKEMSDPTTSVSELLRSAIIDVLGLRVKFVARGPGQQRPGGGSGGDGAPQQPAGSVPGRSGATPQVGGPQRQGERQQSQQQHASPQQPTPAQQQPPAQQQRNTPQPSSAPAARQSTPQERSAPQQQAPTEQHQGAAAPAQRETPEQQTQQQQRAQQQPAPQQQAAPQQQATAGPSGPVTDWVVAAIPATDPTAGAVPEHLEPSWSAPFGTTDTGEPVVPVTPVSDPVADAALAAQLRPASALGSAAERQQSAPGVAGAPSVPTGTQPTSPDSGQARGQSTQTPATAPSAPAPAGNPDVPVDDYPLDDDPYDDGAPFPDPGAGQSQPRRSPADGPATGGAPTQAPPARTQSPPAQAPSAPPRQHAAPPQVRRTPVAGRYGEAVVREILGAQFIEETALHEEGA; encoded by the coding sequence GTGGTCACCGCCCTGTATCGCCGTTACCGGCCCGAGAACTTCGCCGAGCTGATCGGACAGTCGCAGGTCACCGACCCGCTGCGGACAGCCCTGCGGACGAACCGCGTCAACCACGCGTACCTCTTCAGCGGCCCGCGGGGCTGTGGCAAGACGACGTCGGCCCGCATCCTCGCGCGCTGCCTGAACTGTGCCGAGGGGCCGACGGACACGCCGTGCGGCGTCTGCCCGAGCTGTGTCGAACTCGCTCGCGGGGGTGGCGGCTCCCTCGACGTCATCGAGATCGACGCCGCGAGCCACAACGGCGTCGACGACGCGCGTGACCTGCGCGACCGCGCCGTCTTCGCACCGGCCCGCGACCGCTACAAGATCTTCATCCTCGACGAGGCGCACATGGTGACGCCGCAGGGCTTCAACGCGCTGCTCAAGCTGGTCGAGGAGCCGCCGGAGCACGTGAAGTTCATCTTCGCGACCACCGAGCCGGAGAAGGTCATCGGCACGATCCGGTCCCGGACCCACCACTACCCGTTCCGTCTGGTCCCACCAGCGACCATGCTCGAGTACGTCGAGCAGCTGTGCCAGCAGGAGTCCGTGTCGGTCGCACCCGGTGTGCTCCCGCTCGTCGTCCGTGCCGGCGGGGGATCGGTGCGCGACACGCTGTCGCTGCTCGACCAGCTCATGGCCGGCAGCGAGGACGGTGCGATCGCCTACGAGCGTGCGGTCGCCCTGCTCGGGTACACGGACGCCGCCCTCCTCGACGACGTGGTCGACGCGCTGGCCGTGGCCGACCCGGCGTCGGCCTTCGCCGCGATCGACCGCGTCGTGCAGACCGGACAGGACCCGAGGCGCTTCGTCGAGGACCTCCTCGAACGCCTGCGCGACCTCATCGTCGTGGCGGCCACGAACGAGAGCGCTGCGGCGGTGCTGCGCGGTGTCTCGCCGGAGGAGCTCGACACCATGACCCGCCAGGCGGGCGTCTTCGGTGCGACAGCGCTCTCGCGCTCCGCCGACATCGCCAACCGGGCGCTCACCGAGATGACCGGCGCCACCTCGCCCCGGCTGCACCTCGAGTTGATGACCGCCCGCATGCTCGTCCCCGAGGCGGACGACACGCAGCGTGGCGCGCTCGCTCGTGTGGAGCGCCTCGAGCGTCGTGTCGGCGTGGGGGACGCCGGCGGGCACCAGGCCGCGGTCCCGACCGAGTCCGCTCCGGCGCCGGCGGTGGCAGCGCGTCCTGCCGCCGTGTCGACCGTCCCGGCGCAGCCGACCAGCGGGCAGGCCACGGCCCCGTCGACGACGCCGTCCAGCCCGACGGCCGCCGGGCCCGTGGCGTCGCGACCGGCTCCGTCGGCCTCGGCAGCACCCTCGTCGTCGTCGAAGCCCTCCGCCCCGCAGCCCGATCCCGGCGCCGCCGTCCGTGACGCTGCGGCGTCCTGGGCGGCCGTCGCCCCGAGCGGCACCGGTACCCCCGCTGCGCCGGACCGACCGGTGCAGGAGCGGCCCACCACCCCGGCTGCCCACGAGCCCTCGGGCACCGCGAACGGATCGTCGACCGGTCAGGGCACGGCCGTGGGGGACGAAGCGGTCGTGCGCCCCGTCGCCGCCGTCGGCTTCCAGCAACTCCGTGACGCCTGGCCGCAGGTCGTCGAGCACGTGCAGCGTGCCCGGCGGTCCGCCTGGTCGGTCGTCGTCACGGCGCAGGTGACGGCACTCCGCGAGGACGTCCTGACCCTCACCTTCCCGAGCCACCAGGACGTGGCGTCGTTCAAGGAGATGTCCGACCCGACGACGAGCGTGAGCGAACTGCTCCGCTCGGCGATCATCGACGTGCTCGGCCTCCGGGTGAAGTTCGTCGCGCGCGGGCCCGGGCAGCAGCGGCCCGGTGGCGGCTCCGGAGGTGACGGCGCGCCGCAGCAGCCTGCGGGTTCGGTGCCGGGACGCTCCGGCGCGACACCGCAGGTGGGCGGTCCGCAGCGGCAGGGCGAACGGCAGCAGTCGCAGCAGCAGCACGCGTCGCCGCAGCAGCCGACGCCGGCGCAGCAGCAGCCGCCGGCGCAGCAGCAGCGGAACACGCCGCAGCCGTCGTCCGCTCCGGCGGCACGGCAGTCGACTCCGCAGGAACGGTCGGCACCGCAGCAGCAGGCGCCGACCGAGCAGCACCAGGGTGCAGCGGCTCCGGCGCAGCGCGAGACCCCGGAGCAGCAGACCCAGCAACAGCAGCGCGCGCAGCAGCAGCCCGCTCCGCAGCAGCAGGCGGCTCCGCAGCAGCAGGCGACGGCGGGACCGAGCGGACCGGTCACCGACTGGGTCGTCGCTGCGATCCCCGCGACCGACCCGACCGCCGGTGCCGTCCCCGAACACCTCGAACCCAGCTGGTCGGCCCCGTTCGGTACCACGGACACCGGCGAGCCGGTCGTTCCCGTCACGCCGGTCTCCGACCCGGTCGCGGACGCCGCGCTCGCCGCGCAGCTCCGCCCGGCCTCAGCCCTCGGGAGCGCGGCGGAACGCCAGCAGTCTGCACCGGGTGTAGCCGGCGCCCCGTCGGTGCCGACCGGCACGCAGCCGACGTCGCCCGACTCCGGACAGGCGCGGGGCCAGAGCACCCAGACTCCCGCCACGGCGCCGTCCGCTCCCGCACCGGCCGGCAACCCGGACGTCCCCGTCGACGACTACCCCCTCGACGACGACCCCTACGACGACGGTGCGCCGTTCCCCGACCCGGGGGCAGGGCAGTCCCAGCCTCGCCGATCGCCGGCGGACGGCCCCGCCACCGGTGGCGCACCGACCCAGGCACCTCCGGCGCGGACCCAGTCGCCTCCGGCGCAGGCACCGTCTGCTCCGCCCCGGCAGCACGCCGCGCCGCCCCAGGTGCGCCGCACCCCCGTCGCCGGCCGCTACGGCGAGGCCGTCGTCCGTGAGATCCTCGGTGCCCAGTTCATCGAGGAGACCGCCCTGCACGAGGAAGGCGCCTGA
- a CDS encoding SDR family oxidoreductase: MKIAIAGGHGQIALLLARLVTDAGHDAVAIIRNPAHVTDVEQQGATALVADLEQLDDDELGLRLRGVDAVVFAAGAGPNSGAERKLSVDRDAAILLANAAERVGIQRYVMISAMAADTYDPERAEVPAKTEADVFQVYLRAKAEADANIRMRNLRWTIIRPGALLDTPPQGTVHVGRTVPRGSIPRADVAALVLHALLDDTAVGVQFEVTSGNTPIPAALHALS; this comes from the coding sequence ATGAAGATCGCCATCGCCGGAGGCCACGGCCAGATCGCCCTGCTCCTCGCCCGACTCGTCACCGACGCGGGCCACGACGCCGTCGCGATCATCCGCAACCCCGCCCACGTGACCGACGTCGAGCAGCAGGGCGCGACGGCGCTCGTGGCGGACCTGGAGCAGCTCGACGACGACGAGCTCGGACTGCGCCTGCGCGGCGTCGACGCGGTGGTCTTCGCCGCCGGAGCCGGCCCGAACAGCGGTGCCGAGCGCAAGCTCAGCGTCGACCGGGACGCCGCGATCCTGCTCGCGAACGCCGCTGAGCGGGTCGGCATCCAGCGGTACGTGATGATCTCCGCGATGGCGGCGGACACGTACGACCCCGAACGCGCCGAGGTCCCCGCGAAGACCGAGGCGGACGTGTTCCAGGTCTACCTGCGCGCGAAGGCCGAGGCGGACGCGAACATCCGCATGCGCAACCTCCGCTGGACGATCATCCGTCCCGGGGCCCTGCTCGACACGCCCCCGCAGGGCACGGTGCACGTCGGCCGGACGGTCCCCCGCGGGTCGATCCCCCGCGCGGACGTCGCCGCCCTCGTCCTGCACGCACTGCTCGACGACACGGCCGTCGGGGTGCAGTTCGAGGTGACGAGCGGCAACACGCCCATCCCCGCGGCGCTGCACGCCCTGAGCTGA
- a CDS encoding acetate kinase — protein sequence MTAALVVNSGSSSFKYQLIELEGERTLASGLVERIGESAGAWKHTNAVTGESSSNDSASVPDHAAGFQAMIDAFAKVGPSFEEHPPAVVGHRVVHGGTTFDRATIVTDEVEQQIEDLNSLAPLHNPANLEGIRAAKQVFSDVPHVAVFDTAFHQTMPPHAYTYAIPADLAEQYRIRRYGMHGTSHKYVSEQTAEFLGRPLSDLKTIVLHLGNGASAAAIDGGRSIETSMGLTPLEGLVMGTRSGDLDPAVLVHLHREAGMSFDELDTMLNKESGLLGLTGNGDMRDVQDAALRGDEEAEAALAVYRHRIRRYVGAYTAQLGGLDAVVFTAGVGENNALLRRRVLAGLEHLGIEVDADRNELHSKEARLISTDSSRVAVLVVPTNEELEIARQSADVAL from the coding sequence GTGACCGCAGCCCTCGTCGTGAACTCCGGATCGAGTTCGTTCAAGTACCAGCTCATCGAGCTCGAGGGCGAGCGCACGCTCGCGTCGGGACTCGTGGAGCGCATCGGGGAGTCGGCCGGTGCCTGGAAGCACACCAACGCGGTGACGGGGGAGTCGTCCTCGAACGACTCCGCATCGGTGCCGGACCACGCGGCCGGGTTCCAGGCGATGATCGATGCCTTCGCGAAGGTCGGACCCTCGTTCGAGGAGCACCCGCCGGCCGTGGTCGGACACCGGGTCGTGCACGGGGGGACCACGTTCGACCGGGCGACCATCGTCACCGACGAGGTCGAGCAGCAGATCGAGGACCTGAACAGCCTCGCACCGCTGCACAACCCGGCGAACCTCGAGGGCATCCGCGCGGCGAAGCAGGTCTTCTCGGACGTGCCGCACGTCGCCGTCTTCGACACCGCCTTCCACCAGACGATGCCGCCGCACGCCTACACCTACGCGATCCCCGCCGACCTCGCCGAGCAGTACCGGATCCGCCGCTACGGGATGCACGGCACGAGCCACAAGTACGTGTCCGAGCAGACCGCGGAGTTCCTCGGCCGCCCGCTGTCCGACCTGAAGACGATCGTGCTGCACCTCGGCAACGGGGCGTCGGCCGCAGCGATCGACGGCGGGCGCTCGATCGAGACGTCGATGGGGCTCACGCCGCTCGAGGGGCTCGTGATGGGCACGCGGTCCGGGGACCTCGACCCGGCCGTGCTCGTCCACCTGCACCGCGAGGCCGGCATGTCGTTCGACGAACTCGACACGATGCTCAACAAGGAGTCCGGGCTCCTCGGGCTGACCGGCAACGGTGACATGCGCGACGTGCAGGACGCGGCACTCCGTGGCGACGAGGAGGCGGAGGCGGCGCTCGCCGTGTACCGGCACCGGATCCGACGCTACGTCGGGGCGTACACGGCACAGCTCGGCGGGCTCGACGCCGTCGTCTTCACCGCCGGCGTGGGGGAGAACAACGCGCTGCTGCGGCGCCGTGTGCTCGCGGGGCTCGAACACCTGGGCATCGAGGTCGACGCCGACCGGAACGAGCTCCACTCGAAGGAGGCGCGGCTCATCTCGACGGACTCGTCACGTGTCGCGGTGCTCGTCGTCCCGACGAACGAGGAGCTCGAGATCGCGCGGCAGTCGGCGGACGTGGCGCTGTAG
- the pta gene encoding phosphate acetyltransferase, with translation MSTRIYITSAEGHTGKSTVALGVLETLARSVGRVGVFRPVARSVAEPDYVLELLLQHSAVGLSYDEAVGVTYDDVHADPDAALGTILNRFAQVERQCDAVVVLGSDYTDVGSPTELSFNAKVAANLGAPVLLVLGGRDSAERGARTPDAMAQVADVTTSELRAAHAQLLGVVVNRADPDALAAIVASVERAVRDDHPDTPVWAIPEDRVLVAPTVRALLEATGATLVRGDEALLDREALGTVVAGMSMENVLPRLIEGGIVVVPGDRSDVLLATVLANQSETFPSLAGVILNGGFETSPQITRLLDGLSSSLPIARNELGTYDTALRITHTRGRLAADSPRKADLALALFEQHVDADALRDRLQLTPSGVVTPLMFEHGLLDRARGYGKRIVLPEGDDDRILHAASTLLARQVCELTILGEPGAIRARATELGLDLEGAQLVSPFDPELRERFAEEYTRLRAHKGMSIELARDTVTDVSYFGTLMVQLGLADGMVSGAKHTTAHTIRPSFEIIKTRPDTSIVSSVFLMALADRVLVYGDCAVIPDPTSEQLADIAISSAETATQFGIDPRVAMLSYSTGDSGTGADVDKVRAGTAVVRERRPDLLVEGPIQYDAAADPTVARTKMPDSPVAGRATVFIFPDLNTGNNTYKAVQRSAGAVAIGPVLQGLRKPINDLSRGALVSDIVNTVAITAIQAGTATDAA, from the coding sequence GTGTCGACCCGCATCTACATCACGTCAGCAGAAGGACACACGGGCAAGAGCACCGTCGCCCTCGGTGTCCTCGAGACCCTCGCGCGGTCCGTCGGACGCGTCGGCGTGTTCCGTCCGGTCGCCCGGTCGGTCGCCGAGCCCGACTACGTGCTCGAGCTCCTCCTGCAGCACAGCGCGGTCGGACTGTCCTACGACGAGGCCGTCGGCGTCACCTACGACGACGTGCACGCCGACCCGGACGCGGCCCTCGGCACGATCCTCAACCGCTTCGCGCAGGTCGAGCGGCAGTGCGACGCGGTCGTGGTGCTCGGGTCGGACTACACGGACGTCGGCAGCCCCACCGAGCTCTCCTTCAACGCGAAGGTCGCCGCGAACCTCGGTGCGCCCGTGCTGCTCGTGCTGGGTGGACGCGACTCGGCTGAGCGGGGTGCCCGGACGCCGGACGCGATGGCACAGGTCGCCGACGTCACGACGAGCGAGCTCCGTGCCGCGCACGCGCAGCTGCTCGGGGTCGTGGTGAACCGGGCCGACCCGGACGCCCTCGCGGCGATCGTCGCGAGCGTCGAGCGCGCCGTGCGCGACGACCACCCCGACACCCCGGTGTGGGCGATCCCGGAGGACCGGGTGCTCGTGGCCCCGACCGTCCGGGCGCTGCTCGAGGCGACGGGGGCGACGCTCGTCCGCGGGGACGAGGCACTGCTCGACCGAGAGGCCCTGGGCACGGTCGTCGCCGGCATGAGCATGGAGAACGTGCTTCCCCGGCTCATCGAGGGCGGCATCGTCGTCGTGCCGGGGGACCGCAGCGACGTCCTGCTCGCCACCGTGCTCGCGAACCAGTCCGAGACCTTCCCGAGCCTCGCCGGCGTGATCCTCAACGGCGGGTTCGAGACGTCCCCGCAGATCACGCGCCTCCTCGACGGCCTGTCGAGCTCGCTGCCGATCGCCCGGAACGAGCTCGGCACGTACGACACCGCGCTCCGGATCACGCACACCCGGGGTCGGCTGGCGGCCGACTCACCGCGCAAGGCCGACCTGGCGCTGGCCCTGTTCGAGCAGCACGTCGACGCCGACGCCCTGCGCGACCGCCTGCAGCTCACGCCGTCGGGGGTCGTCACGCCGCTCATGTTCGAGCACGGGCTGCTCGACCGGGCCCGCGGGTACGGCAAGCGCATCGTCCTGCCCGAGGGCGACGACGACCGCATCCTGCACGCCGCGTCGACGCTCCTGGCGCGGCAGGTATGCGAGCTGACGATCCTCGGCGAGCCCGGGGCCATCCGTGCCCGGGCGACCGAGCTCGGCCTCGACCTCGAGGGCGCGCAGCTCGTCAGTCCCTTCGACCCGGAGCTCCGGGAGCGCTTCGCCGAGGAGTACACGCGACTCCGGGCGCACAAGGGCATGTCGATCGAGCTCGCTCGTGACACCGTCACCGACGTCTCGTACTTCGGCACCCTCATGGTCCAGCTCGGCCTGGCGGACGGCATGGTCTCCGGTGCGAAGCACACCACGGCGCACACCATCCGACCGTCGTTCGAGATCATCAAGACCCGGCCCGACACGTCGATCGTGTCGAGCGTGTTCCTCATGGCGCTGGCCGACCGGGTGCTCGTCTACGGCGACTGCGCGGTGATCCCGGACCCGACGAGCGAGCAGCTCGCGGACATCGCGATCTCGTCCGCCGAGACCGCGACGCAGTTCGGGATCGACCCCCGGGTCGCGATGCTCAGCTACTCGACGGGTGACAGCGGCACCGGTGCTGACGTCGACAAGGTGCGTGCCGGCACGGCCGTCGTCCGCGAGCGTCGCCCGGACCTGCTCGTCGAGGGTCCGATCCAGTACGACGCCGCCGCCGACCCCACGGTCGCCCGCACCAAGATGCCGGACTCGCCGGTGGCCGGTCGCGCGACGGTCTTCATCTTCCCGGACCTCAACACCGGGAACAACACCTACAAGGCCGTGCAGCGGTCCGCCGGTGCGGTCGCCATCGGCCCGGTCCTCCAGGGGCTGCGCAAGCCGATCAACGACCTGTCCCGTGGTGCCCTCGTCAGCGACATCGTGAACACCGTCGCGATCACGGCCATCCAGGCCGGCACCGCGACCGACGCCGCCTGA
- a CDS encoding helicase HerA-like domain-containing protein, whose amino-acid sequence MSDVVEQARAAAAAAQAAAEGARRLADAAARRAEELAAAVERAAGQAASAAAPTGAAPRAGTEPLPAGDGSAAPAPDPAGAAPHATTEPGATTPGGTATSATGTEPPGPLGPDAVAAVRAGYAVAGTALELGALVNGGPRPDVQVRIPLGMLNRHGLVAGATGTGKTRTLQLLAEQAAASGVPVFAADVKGDLSGIAAPGQPSERLLARTVAIGQRWQGLASPVEFYSLGGQGTGVPIRATVSGFGPLLLSKVLGLNETQESSLGLVFHHAERAGLPLVDLSDLRAVLTFLVSDQGKAELAELGGLSKQTAGVILRELVTFADAGADRFFGAPEIDTQEFLRTAPDGRGIVSLLEVPGVQDRPEVFSTFLMWLLADLFNELPEVGDTDRPRLVFFFDEAHLLFAGASKDFTAQIVRTVRLIRSKGVGIVFVTQTPKDVPDDVLAQLGSRVQHQLRAHTPDDAKALRATVSTYPTSDYDLAEVLTSLATGEAIVTVMNEDGAPTPVAWTRLRAPQGSMEPLPAAGLEARVASSPLLARYGTAVDPESAREVLAARLESAAAQAAAARAQVEAEAEAARAAAAAAEESAAQTAHDERERAAAQAAYERAQREFERAERAAAERRSRSTSSRSTSSGSSSRRRPRPADDALGDLLGPGLGRTIAKEVVRGIFSTLRRRR is encoded by the coding sequence ATGAGCGACGTGGTGGAGCAGGCCCGGGCGGCAGCAGCGGCGGCGCAGGCCGCCGCCGAGGGGGCGCGCCGGCTCGCCGACGCGGCCGCCCGGCGTGCGGAGGAGCTCGCCGCCGCGGTCGAGCGGGCCGCCGGGCAGGCGGCGTCGGCAGCGGCACCGACCGGCGCCGCGCCGCGGGCGGGCACGGAACCGCTCCCCGCCGGCGACGGCTCCGCGGCGCCCGCACCGGACCCCGCCGGTGCCGCGCCGCACGCCACCACCGAGCCGGGCGCGACCACACCGGGCGGCACCGCGACGTCGGCGACGGGCACCGAGCCTCCCGGCCCGCTCGGTCCCGACGCCGTCGCCGCCGTCCGGGCCGGCTACGCCGTGGCGGGCACCGCGCTCGAACTCGGGGCCCTCGTGAACGGCGGACCCCGGCCCGACGTGCAGGTCCGCATCCCGCTCGGGATGCTGAACCGCCACGGCCTGGTCGCGGGCGCGACGGGGACGGGCAAGACCCGCACCCTGCAGCTCCTCGCCGAGCAGGCCGCCGCCAGTGGCGTCCCGGTCTTCGCCGCCGACGTCAAGGGCGACCTGTCCGGGATCGCCGCGCCCGGCCAGCCGAGCGAACGGCTGCTCGCGCGCACCGTCGCGATCGGGCAGCGCTGGCAGGGCCTGGCGAGCCCCGTCGAGTTCTACTCGCTCGGTGGTCAGGGGACCGGGGTCCCGATCCGTGCGACGGTGTCCGGCTTCGGGCCGCTCCTGCTGTCGAAGGTGCTCGGCCTCAACGAGACCCAGGAGTCGTCGCTCGGGCTCGTGTTCCACCACGCCGAACGCGCCGGGCTGCCGCTCGTCGACCTGTCCGACCTCCGGGCCGTGCTCACGTTCCTCGTCAGCGACCAGGGCAAGGCCGAGCTCGCCGAGCTCGGCGGGCTGTCGAAGCAGACCGCCGGCGTCATCCTCCGTGAGCTGGTGACCTTCGCCGACGCCGGAGCCGACCGGTTCTTCGGCGCCCCCGAGATCGACACGCAGGAGTTCCTGCGCACCGCGCCGGACGGCCGCGGCATCGTCAGCCTGCTCGAGGTCCCCGGGGTGCAGGACCGGCCCGAGGTGTTCTCGACCTTCCTCATGTGGCTGCTGGCGGACCTGTTCAACGAGCTGCCCGAGGTCGGCGACACCGACCGGCCGAGGCTGGTGTTCTTCTTCGACGAGGCGCACCTGCTGTTCGCGGGCGCGTCGAAGGACTTCACGGCGCAGATCGTGCGGACCGTGCGGCTCATCCGGTCGAAGGGCGTCGGCATCGTCTTCGTGACGCAGACGCCGAAGGACGTGCCGGACGACGTGCTGGCACAGCTCGGCTCCCGGGTGCAGCACCAGCTCCGGGCGCACACCCCCGACGACGCGAAGGCGCTCCGGGCGACGGTGTCGACGTACCCGACCAGTGACTACGACCTCGCCGAGGTGCTGACCTCGCTGGCGACCGGCGAGGCGATCGTCACGGTGATGAACGAGGACGGCGCGCCGACACCGGTCGCGTGGACCCGGCTGCGCGCGCCCCAGGGATCGATGGAACCGTTGCCGGCGGCCGGACTGGAGGCACGGGTCGCCTCGTCCCCGCTCCTCGCCCGGTACGGCACGGCCGTCGACCCCGAGTCGGCGCGCGAGGTCCTCGCGGCGCGCCTGGAGTCCGCCGCTGCGCAGGCGGCGGCCGCCCGGGCGCAGGTCGAGGCGGAGGCGGAGGCGGCGCGCGCCGCTGCCGCTGCCGCGGAGGAGTCGGCGGCGCAGACGGCGCACGACGAACGCGAACGTGCGGCGGCGCAGGCGGCGTACGAGCGGGCACAGCGCGAGTTCGAGCGGGCTGAACGGGCGGCGGCGGAGCGTCGGTCGCGGTCGACGTCCTCGCGCTCGACGTCGTCGGGTTCGTCGTCCCGCCGTCGTCCCCGCCCGGCCGACGACGCGCTCGGGGACCTGCTCGGCCCGGGCCTCGGGCGGACCATCGCGAAGGAGGTCGTGCGCGGCATCTTCTCGACGCTCCGCCGACGTCGGTGA
- a CDS encoding multidrug effflux MFS transporter, whose product MTAPATTGSLRVVLHPGDSLTRGQRLVYVFVLGALTALGPFTIDLYLPAFPSLEHEFGISEGAVQLTLTATTLGFAVGQLLVGPWSDKVGRRLPLIIATSVHVAASVGAALAPNVEVLALFRVLQGMGAAAGGVVAMATVRDLFGGKPLVRMLSRLAMVNGLAPILAPLIGSQMLQFVSWRGVFVFLACYGAAVVIASSILIVETLPPERRREAGHSTIGQRYKALLSDRIFVGVALIGAMVFSGLFSYLSASPFLFQTVYGLDAQQYGLLFAVNSIGVVVGVQVSSRLAQRVGPQWILACATATLFVAAVAIVVLDQLGAGLVGVLVPLWFFIAACGFTFPLVQVIGLAAHGKEAGTAASLLGALNFGVAGLVSPIVGWLGIDAATPMAGVMTCTSAVAVLVLWVVVRPRTVPALSH is encoded by the coding sequence GTGACCGCGCCCGCCACCACCGGCTCGCTCCGCGTCGTGCTGCACCCCGGTGACTCGCTCACCCGTGGGCAGCGCCTCGTCTACGTCTTCGTGCTCGGCGCGCTCACCGCGCTCGGACCGTTCACCATCGACCTCTACCTGCCGGCGTTCCCGTCGCTCGAGCACGAGTTCGGGATCAGCGAGGGCGCCGTCCAGCTGACGCTCACGGCGACGACGCTCGGCTTCGCGGTCGGGCAGCTGCTCGTGGGGCCGTGGAGCGACAAGGTCGGGCGCCGACTGCCGCTCATCATCGCGACCTCGGTGCACGTCGCCGCCTCGGTGGGTGCCGCGCTCGCGCCGAACGTCGAGGTGCTCGCCCTCTTCCGCGTGCTCCAGGGCATGGGCGCCGCGGCCGGTGGTGTCGTCGCGATGGCGACCGTGCGCGACCTGTTCGGCGGGAAGCCGCTCGTGCGGATGCTGTCCCGCCTGGCGATGGTCAACGGCCTGGCGCCGATCCTCGCGCCGCTCATCGGATCGCAGATGCTCCAGTTCGTGAGCTGGCGCGGCGTCTTCGTGTTCCTCGCCTGCTACGGCGCGGCGGTCGTCATCGCATCGTCGATCCTCATCGTCGAGACCCTGCCGCCGGAGCGCCGCCGCGAGGCCGGGCACTCCACCATCGGGCAGCGGTACAAGGCGCTGCTGTCCGACCGGATCTTCGTCGGCGTCGCGCTGATCGGCGCGATGGTGTTCAGTGGTCTGTTCTCGTACCTCAGCGCGTCGCCGTTCCTGTTCCAGACCGTCTACGGCCTCGACGCACAGCAGTACGGACTGCTCTTCGCCGTGAACTCGATCGGCGTCGTCGTCGGCGTGCAGGTGTCCTCACGGCTGGCGCAGCGGGTCGGTCCCCAGTGGATCCTGGCGTGTGCGACGGCGACCCTGTTCGTCGCGGCCGTGGCGATCGTCGTGCTCGACCAGCTCGGTGCCGGGCTCGTCGGGGTCCTCGTGCCGCTGTGGTTCTTCATCGCTGCGTGCGGGTTCACGTTCCCGCTCGTGCAGGTGATCGGTCTCGCGGCCCACGGGAAGGAGGCCGGCACCGCGGCGTCGCTCCTCGGTGCGCTGAACTTCGGTGTCGCCGGTCTCGTCTCGCCGATCGTCGGTTGGCTCGGCATCGACGCGGCCACGCCGATGGCCGGGGTCATGACGTGCACCTCGGCGGTCGCCGTCCTCGTGCTCTGGGTGGTCGTCCGCCCGCGGACGGTGCCGGCGCTCTCGCACTGA
- a CDS encoding TetR/AcrR family transcriptional regulator, translating into MVDARILHTTAALREAILRLAADRPVSEITVADVTRAAGINRATFYSHAVSPGSLLADVLTPELDRIREDDVEARRTASARGAGPDELAAITRRGIDAVVEHVVAHRDIYARGLPDTEDAALHRMLVEHFTVSSTQHIRELDAETRPPLLDDVAAGFVAQGFVGAIEAWLAGPRRSRKSLVETITSSFPAWWH; encoded by the coding sequence GTGGTCGACGCCCGGATCCTGCACACCACGGCAGCGCTGCGCGAGGCGATCCTCCGGCTCGCCGCCGACCGGCCCGTGTCGGAGATCACGGTCGCCGACGTCACACGGGCCGCCGGGATCAACCGCGCGACCTTCTACTCCCACGCGGTCTCACCCGGGTCGCTGCTCGCCGACGTGCTCACCCCGGAGCTCGACCGCATCCGCGAGGACGACGTCGAGGCCCGCCGGACCGCTTCCGCGCGCGGTGCCGGTCCGGACGAGCTCGCCGCGATCACCCGTCGGGGCATCGACGCCGTCGTGGAGCACGTCGTGGCGCACCGCGACATCTACGCCCGGGGGCTGCCGGACACCGAGGACGCCGCGCTGCACCGCATGCTCGTCGAGCACTTCACCGTCTCGAGCACACAGCACATCCGCGAACTCGACGCCGAGACGCGTCCGCCGCTGCTCGACGACGTCGCAGCCGGTTTCGTCGCCCAGGGCTTCGTCGGTGCGATCGAGGCTTGGCTGGCGGGCCCGCGGCGCTCGCGGAAGTCCCTGGTCGAGACGATCACGTCGTCCTTCCCGGCGTGGTGGCACTGA